A window of Diabrotica virgifera virgifera chromosome 9, PGI_DIABVI_V3a contains these coding sequences:
- the LOC126891153 gene encoding GATA zinc finger domain-containing protein 4-like: protein MSQGRKGLRNKKNEEDVEVEENVEVDGETQQEEQEQSVAQVLQETTGITQEREENVNMTALMSLMMQINKKLEENSKEIKEDMKKMEQKLEENSRKMEQNNAKIVKRLEKQMDEKFDALEKKLASEIKDIHMERNIEIQKYNLEAKIYEERRKTEEKLDDMLQNIQTNNHQIRNVEQKIEDISQIRDIGRPYLNLTNETGIKFSGNIKNLHPRVYINSLKHKLRSVNNINDIKDYIRMTLSDNAATWFASIENDLDNLQTFENQFLNYYWGELEQARFREVLYFGKYNRNLSLNMVDYALKLITVAKYLEPPLREDETVLNVSRHFDADVVQTVTVQNIQTVDSFINFIQRVQRGYITSNNSKNRQSYNNNRYGSNSHNFNNNNNTSYERQGNRENFNNNTNDNRQERQGNRENFNNNNYNRQDFNTRRNAQRYNYNRQVNYVRGQSCEDSQRNSTWQENMNSRSESSERHRELDPNDQTQSDNPNNPNFM, encoded by the exons ATGTCTCAAGGGAGGAAAGGTTTAAGAAACAAAAAGAACGAAGAAGATGTGGAAGTGGAAGAAAATGTGGAAGTGGACGGAGAAACTCAGCAGGAGGAACAAGAGCAGAGTGTAGCTCAAGTTCTACAAGAGACAACAGGAATAACacaagaacgagaggaaaatgtCAATATGACAGCATTGATGTCTTTAATGATGCAGATCAACAAAAAACTGGAAGAAAATTCTAAAGAAATCaaagaagatatgaaaaaaatggaacaaaaattgGAAGAGAATTCCAGAAAAATGGAACAAAATAATGCTAAAATTGTGAAACGATTAGAAAAACAGATGGATGAAAAATTTGATGCTTTAGAGAAAAAATTAGCAAGTGAAATAAAAGATATAC atatggAACGGAACATAGAAATCCAAAAATATAACTTAGAAGCAAAAATTTACGAAGAAAGgagaaaaactgaagaaaaattaGATGATATGCTACAAAATATCCAAACAAACAACCATCAAATAAGGAATGTAGAACAGAAAATAGAAGACATTTCACAAATAAGAGACATAGGGAGACCTTACTTGAATTTAACAAATGAGACAGGTATAAAATTCTCTGGTAACATAAAAAATTTACATCCTAGAGTATACATAAATagtttaaaacataaattaagatCAGTGAATAATATTAATGATATAAAAGATTATATTAGAATGACATTAAGTGACAATGCAGCAACCTGGTTTGCCAGCATTGAAAACGATTTAGATAATCTGCAAACATTTGAAAATCAATTCTTAAATTATTATTGGGGTGAATTAGAACAAGCTAGATTTAGGGAAGTTTTATATTTTGGAAAGTATAATCGCAATTTAAGTTTAAATATGGTAGATTATGCTTTAAAATTAATAACTGTTGCAAAATATTTAGAACCACCACTTAGAGAAGACGAAACAGTTTTGAATGTTTCTAGACACTTCGATGCGGACGTTGTGCAAACAGTCACAGTACAAAACATTCAAACAGTAGACAGTTTTATTAACTTTATTCAAAGAGTACAAAGAGGTTATATTACAAGTAATAATAGTAAAAATAGACAATCATATAACAATAATAGGTATGGTAGTAATTCTCACAATTTTAATAACAACAATAATACTAGTTATGAGAGACAAGGTAATAGAgagaattttaataataatactaATGATAATAGACAAGAGAGACAAGGTAATAGAgagaattttaataataataattataataggcAAGATTTTAACACCAGGAGAAATGCACAAAGATATAATTACAACAGACAGGTAAATTATGTAAGGGGTCAGAGCTGCGAAGACAGTCAACGGAATAGTACATGGCAAGAAAATATGAATAGTAGAAGTGAAAGCAGTGAAAGACATCGAGAATTAGATCCAAATGATCAGACACAATCTGACAATCCTAATAATCCAAATTTTATGTAG